TTATGCAGGCATGCGGGACAGGTGGTGGGGTGACCGTCCGCGCCATTCGGGCCCGGTATGCTGGACCCATGTCGCTGCTGGAACGGGTCACAGTTAATCCCCTGCAGTGTGGTGGACGCCCCTGCCTGCGAGGCATGCGGATTCGCGTGTCCGACGTGCTGGACCTGCTGGGTGCCGGCGTGAGCATTGAAACGGTGCTGGAAGACTACCCCGACTTGGAACGTGAGGACATCTATGCGGCCCTGCTCTGGGCGGCGCGTTATATCGACCATCCTCGCCTGAGTGCATGACCGGGCGGGCCTACTG
The genomic region above belongs to Deinococcus aquaedulcis and contains:
- a CDS encoding DUF433 domain-containing protein; protein product: MSLLERVTVNPLQCGGRPCLRGMRIRVSDVLDLLGAGVSIETVLEDYPDLEREDIYAALLWAARYIDHPRLSA